CCCCAACCTACATCCCAAAGGATCAGTTTGTGAAGTACCTAGACAACTACATTGAGTGTTTCAACATTCGGCCAAAGTATCATACTGCCATTGAGTCATGCTCATACGACAAAGTTAGAAAATGTTGGTTTGGCATGGCACGTGACATGACAACATTGGTGGTGGTCAGGTTCATGGCTAGGTTTCTTGTTGTTGCAAGTGGTGAGAATAGTGCAGCAAACATTCCTATTATCCCTGGGCTGCATGAGTTTTCTGGAGAGGCTATTCACTCATCAAGGTACAAATCAGGCACCTCCTACTCGGGGAAGAATGTACTTGTGGTTGGGTGTGGCAACTCTGGAATGGAAATCGCCTATGACCTTGCATCGCATGGTGCCAATACATCCATTGTTGTCCATAGCCTGGTATGTGTGCTATTCCTTTTGCATTTAAAGGAACATATGCAACATTAGTTTAACTGTGTGACAAAGTTCTTAATTTGAGGTAAAGTGAGCATTCATTCATAATATGAGAGTTTGAACTTGTCATAATTTTACAAAGGAAATTGATGTATATAGTATTATTATAGAAAAATATGGTATCACATTTTCAGACAAGCTAAAGTTCTATACGCATTTATGTTGGTGTGCtcttacaaaatatatttattatAGAAAAATGTGGTATCACAGTTTCAGACAGGCTAAAGTTCTATACGCATTTATGTTGGTGTGCTCTTACAAAATATATTTCTTAGACGCGTTATCTGCATGCAGGTACACATAATGACCAAAGAGATAATTCGGTTGGGCATGACATTGGTCCAACATATACCATTAAATGTTGTGGACGATCTTCTTGTGAGGATGTCAGGTTTTGTGTTTGGAGACTTGTCAAGGCATGGCATTGTGAGACCAAAATTAGGTCCTCTTCTCCTCAAGGCAAAAACCGGTCGATATGCTGTGATTGATGTTGGGACAATCGGTTTAATTAAGGATGGCGCTATCAAAGTGAGCATATTTCCTCTTATGAAAACATTTATATAGTGAAGTTTCTTCATCAatttattcaattttttttatatcttCAGGTGCTTGGAAATATTTCCAAAATTAAGGGCAACATAGTTGAATTTGAAGGTGggaaggaaaatgcttttgatgCCATTGTGTTTGCGACTGGATATAAAAGCATGGCCAATACATGGCTCAAGGTACATATATAACAACATTAACGTTTGGTCTACCgtgcaacaaaattaatttacaTAACAATTGAGTAATCAGCGTTTTAacaaatttatatatttttgttgtaaTTGGTGACTCCAGAATGGTGAAAGCATGTTGAACAATGATGGATTACCTAAAAAGGAATTCCCAAATCACTGGAAGGGTGCAAATGGACTCTATTGTGTTGGCTTGGCAAAAAGAGGACTGGCCGGTATTGCCATGGATGCCAAGAATATTGCCAATGACATCTTGTCTAGCTACCATTCATATACATGATATCTAGACgtaatagatagatagatagatttaACTGTATTGTTGAAAGCAGTGATGCTATCTTCTAGTCATATTGTGAGGTGTATATATGCTATCAATCAAGttttttttctatatatttTGTGTAAAATATTGCCATGAGCATTCTATGTGTAATATTGTGGGTTTTAACCCTGCCATTTACTCATTGATATGATTGTTGCTGTATACTTTTTGAATTGATCCTAAGTATGTATGTTGCAACGCTAAATGTTCATATTTGGTGAATAGATTGGATCCACTGAGATCATCGTTTTGTGCAATTTTTATGAattattaaaattttgaaaaatttacCCCAAGGTTGTTTTTGCAAATAGTTCCCTAAATTTAGCTGCACATGATAAAAAAAGAATATTACAGATAATGACCTACTAAATCACATGGTGCCTTCACCGCAACAATCCTTTCGCAAAAGGCCCGCTTCACATTCACGGTGCTTCTGCACCTGAAGATAACGATTGCTGGAGCATgccagcgggcggcggtggcggcggcagcagtgGCTGAGTGCAGAGAAGTCGGTGCATGGCCCTGCAGCCTCCGGGTCAACGGTGAGGTCGATCAAGGCGGTGAAGGAGACGACGGATGGGCGAGAGCGTATCATGGCGTGCCTTGATTGGGaggacgcgccgccgcggtggcgggcggcggcgacgcgctgTTGAAGTATGCTCGCCCCCACCTTCCTCCACCTCCCCACGGCTCcggcagcctctgccgccacccTCCACCACCAACCACTcccgctgccgcgccgcctgtccaatgccggcgccggcgccttctCCTCGCCCCCACCGCTAGCCACCGCCCCCCGCCCATCGGATGTCCGGCCCTGCTCAGAAGGCAGCGCGGAGCTCCGCCTCACCCTCCGCCGTCCaacccgcctccaccgccgggctACCGCCACCCCGGCCCTCTCCTACAGGTCCGGTGGCCATTGCAACATCGGCAACCCAAAACCTAAagtccgccgcccgcccgccaccaccccggccgctgcCGACCTCGCCGCTGGCCGCTCCCCCACCAATCGCCCCTCCTTGGcagcctcccctccctctcctcctcccctagCTCGCCAGCGGCGGGgtcatgaggaggaagaagaacagtgTTCTTCTGCCTCCCCCCTCGACGCAACACGTCGTCCCCGCATATGCGGGGAATAGATTTCCCGCCATTACCGACGCCAGAATCAGCATGGACCGCGGTGAGAATGTTTTGCAAATCAACCCCTAGAAAGGATAGAATACTTTACAATATAGTCCTTGATATTATCATATGCCTCCTAGTTTTGCCGCGATCCGATTTAGGGgtctgcatacaaatatttatccATATTTTTGCACTTAGGCCCCTCGTGATGTTCGGCGACGGTTAAAGCAGAGAGCATATTGCTGCgcgtccggcggcggaggcatcTGGCGCTTGGGCAAGGCGCGAACGAAGCCGGAGATAGGGGCTGCCGCGTTCGACGGTGAAGCAGTGAGGCGTGGTGCAGGCGCCATATTCAGAAACGAGTGTAAATCATTGGAATATAAGTGATCGTTAAAAGGTCCCTTGTTCTGACTGATTAGTGTTCTCCTAATGTTCACCTTAGAGTTCCTAATTCTAGTCAGTTTCTGCACACGGCTTAGCTTTTTCCTCTGACACATCGTCGTTAATTCTCTCGTGGTGCGGCGTGCAAAACAGGGCTTACAACACATTGTTTGGTTGTTCGGTTGCTATAACCCCAACAACTAGTTAGTTTACGATGGTCTCAAGTTCGAGCAGCTCTGAACCTGCAAACACCCCTGCCTTACACTACATTCTAACGATCCACCTCTGTCTAACACTACAAGCATGCTTCGATTTCAGGCTTGCAGCGAGTCCCATCCAAATTCAGGGTACGATTGCATTCCAGAAGCTGGCTAGCTACTGCACCGTTTCTGACTCCTGAACCTGTAGAGTGGGGCTTCTGCGCCCATTCAGTTAGAGGTCGATGGATTCAGACAAAGGAACATCCTGGAGCTTGTAGTAATTTTAACAAGGTAATAGCTCACCTTCAGGCTTCTGGTCTCATCGTGGGTGGTTGTCAGGCGTCGGACCACCAAGCTGGAAGTGCCTGACGGCCTGTGCCACGGCGACGATGATCTTCAGATGACAACGATAGATTTTTGCAGATCAAAAGCTCTCGTTCTGCAAAGCTTCAGATTTCAGCATGTGCAGGAGGATCATCCGATCTCGAGAGCCATCGAGCCACTTCTGCATCCAGGATAGCACGCAGCAATTCAAACATGACTGTAAATATTCAGACTACCCTTCTGTGGATCCTTCAGTTGCTGAAATTATGTGATCAATCAGCGGCTGCAAAAAGTTCCTAGTACTGACGTCTCAGCAGTGTTCTCATCCTAATGTTCAGCTTAGAGATTGCACGTGATCCTACTGGGTGGTGTCATGCTGGAGTGTTCGTGAAAACGCCTTAGAATTGTTTGTGCAGAGAGCATTTCAGACAGCATGCCTAAAAACTAAGGAATGGCTTACGTTTTCAGGAAAAACTTTGGAAGCGTCTTCATTTGCTCAGTCCCAGCAGGGATCCAACATTGCGGATCTGCTGGACCAAGAGCTGCACCAACCTCGCAGCGCTGATGTGGCGTCCGTCGAGTGACTTTGCGTTGAAGGAGTGTTACGGTGGAAGAGCTAGATTATCATGTTAATTAGGGCGGGCACGCTTTAAAATACACTGAACATGAATGACTAAAACTCTTTTGTACACTTTATTTTTTGTAATAAAGCGGTTAGACCTTTTCTCTAGAAAAAATACCTAATATATGAATGTGACTTTAGAATTTTGAGCTCCATTTCTACTCCATAAAAACATCACAACCTTTTCCAGGTTGAGGCTCATATTTAACGGTGTGCTTCAATCCAAACTACAATTATCTGTTCAGACGGAAACGCCCAAATACTATGTGGCAAAGGAAAAGGACCTACCATATCAAGCATATTTAGAATCCTCTCATATCTTTTCATATGTTATTATTCCATTAAGTTCATCCATCCAGTAATCCTAGAGGTGAAAAACAAGGTCCGGGTAATCTGTGTGAACACGTTGGGACGAAATTCAACAAGGGATTTCTAACAAGGCCTTGGGTCATAAATAACGTTTGAGGAAAACTTTAGTATGAAATTAACATGCACTTGAAAGATAAAATTCTTACGTGTTTATAACTATTTTTGTACTAGACAAAGCTTTCAAATTGGATCAATAATGTACACAAAATGCGGGTAGTAGGTTACTCCTCTTATTTAGTTTATGTTCCCCTATTTGTACCATATTTACTCTAATACAAATAACACATAAAGAAATATTTTTCCAAAGGGTCATTGTTTCATCCGACACCATCACACACACAAGCATACATACTATGCGTTGTCCTTCACATGGTTTTACCAAATTTGACAGTAACCATGTTCTCATTCAATCAAGTGCAATTTACGCGTCAAAGTAAGACATATATACTCCCCCTCCCTTAACAACACTTCACACAATTCATCACAAACAACAATAACCATTTCCTCAAGTCCTACATTCACATCTCCCCTTAGAACTTCAGTAGCTCCCTTGTTCCCAATGGAGGAGCAGACCGTAGTCCTCATTGTGGGCGCAGGACCAGCAGGCCTCGCCACAGCGGCATGCCTCACCCAACTTAGTATCCCTTATGTCATCGTTGAGCGTGAGGATTGCAGTGCTTCCCTATGGCGCAACCGTGCTTATGACCGCCTAAAGCTACACCTTGCAAAGGAGTTTTGCGAGTTGCCCCACATGGCATACCCGGAAGATGCCCCAACCTACATCCCAAAGGATCAGTTCGTGAAGTACCTAGATAATTATATTGAGCGTTTCGACATCCGGCCAAAATACCAAACTGCCATTGAGTCATGCTCATATGATGAAGGTAGAAAGTGTTGGTTCAGCATGGCACGTGACATGACAACATCCGTGGTTCTCAGGTACACGGCTAAGTTTCTTGTTGTGGCAAGTGGTGAGAATAGTGCAGAGAACATCCCAGTTATCACTGGGCTGGATGGATTTGCTGGAGAGGCAATCCACTCATCAAGATACAAATCAGGTGCCTCCTACTCGGGGAAGAATGTGTTGGTGGTTGGGTGCGGCAACTCTGGAATGGAGATTGCCTATGACCTTGCGTCTCATGGTGCCAACACATCCATTGTTATACGCAACCCGGTAAGTTTGTTGTTCCGCTTGCATTTGAAAGTTCCTTAGTTAATTGTGTTCTTATTAGTTCGAGGTAATAGAGCACTCATAAAAAGAGCCCAAATTTCCCATAAATTTTCCGTAGGTAAATGATATATACATGAGAAAATGTAGAGCGATAGTTCTAAAATCATTTTTTTTGGAACAGAtctgtttaatttttttttaaacggAGATAGTTCTAAAAACATGAACGCTCTATACTTGTCTATATATGCTGCTGTGCTCTTACAaaaatatatgtgtgtgtgacATGTGGTGTGCTTGCAGGTACATGTAGTGACAAAAGAAATAATTCGATTGGGCATGACTTTGGTCCAACACATACCAGCGAACGTTGTGGATGGTCTTCTAGTGAGGTTATCAAATTTTGTGTTTGGAGACCTTTCAAAGCATGGTATTGTGAGACCAAAATTAGGCCCTCTCCTCCAAAAGGCAAAAACTGGGCGATCTGCTGTGATTGATGTTGGGACAATTAGTTTAATTAAGAATGGCACTATCAAGGTGAGCATATTTCTCATATGAAAAAGATATATATGTAATGTTTCTTCTTCAATTTATTCaagtttgtttttcttttcaggTGCTTGGAAATATTTCCAAAATTGAGGGTAACACAGTTGAATTTGAAGGCAGGAAGGAAAGCACTTTTGATGCCATTGTGTTTGCAACTGGATATAAAAGCACAGCAAATAGGTGGCTCAAGGTACCAATATCAATGCTTGGTCTTACCATGcaaattaattaatttataCAACAATTGTGTCATTTAATATAATTTTTCAATTTATGGTTTCAGAATGGGGAAAGCATGTTAAATGATGATGGACTGCCAAAGCAAGAATTTCCAAATCACTGGAAGGGCGCAAACGGGCTCTATTGTGCTGGCTTGGCAAAGAGAGGCTTGGCTGGTATTGCCATGGATGCCAAGAATATCGCCAATGACATCTTGTCTAGCTGCCATGCATAAACATGATGTCTAGATGAATTAGCTAGCCTTTAACTGTATTTTCAAAAGCTGTTGGGGTGCTATCTTCTAGCCATATTTTGTGGTATATTTATGTATCGATCTTGATCTTGTGAAATGATATGTTTTCTTGTAATAGTTTTCGAAAAAACATCTGCATGGACATTCTACATCATATTTATAATGTGCCCATCGTTTGCAGTTTATCGGTGAATGTTACTGAGATATATACATTGTGACAGTCTCAAGCAGTGTTTAAAGGGCACTCATTTCTGGAAACAAAGTTACTGAGATAGGAAATGGCTAACAAATTTCACACGATTTCCCATATGAGAGTTGTGTGCAACAAGGCGATCACCGGAGATGTGCACAAGGTGACAGTTGTGTGAATATTGCTACTGTTTACTGACTATTGTGTGAATATTGCTACTGTTTACTGACTAGTGATCTCCCGCGTTCTTATCTGAGCACCACATGCGTTCTTATCTGAGCACCACATGCGCGTATTTTGATTCCTTTTTTGAATGCAGTTGGGCGAGTTTTCACTTGATAGTAGCAACACCCAACCAAACTAAATTTGCTATAGCTTTTCTTaggaaaaatatatttatagtcCAAATTTCACCAAATATTCCGTATGTTGCATTCGATGGTGAGAATCTCCGGGTGTCGGCGTCAGTGTGATGTGAATTGCTGGAGAGACAGATCAAAAGCTCTCAGTTCGCACACCTTCCCCTTCAGCATGCGCAGGAGGATGTGCCGGTCTCCTACTGAACATTCCCCTTGTCAGAAACAGACATGCCTGAACACAGGCTCCAGAGTCACACAACTTTTActgcaaaaaaaatcacacGCCACTAGTAAAGATGGAAAGCTTAGCTAATCCATAAATCACTGAAGACTTCCACATAACGCGGCACGGCGGCAGGGGTAAAATTACCAACGAATCCATATCCTACAGTTCCGCTGacaaaaggaaaacaaagaaaacaaCTCCCTTCCAGAATACAGAATACAAGAATAGCGCTATGCGCTTCCTGTTGAGTACAACAAGTTTGGTGTCTGGCCCAGAGACCCTCAAATTTGGTGTCTATGAATTGAATCTGCAGCCATTCAGTGGATTGCCTTTTACCAGACCCGGAATACCGTCATCCTATCATTCTTTCTTCACCCGGTTGCGTGCTGCCCTTGCGGAGCTCGACCGCTCCGCCTGGGTGAACATGATAAACACATGCATGACCCCCGTTACTAGGGCCATCCCGGCAGCGGTGAACGCTACGCCTCTCCATGTCGATAGGAGTTGCGTCCACTTGAAGAACTGGATGGCGCCGAATAGGAGGAGACATGCCCAAAACAAGGTCACCTGTTGCATTAGGAGAAAAAGGAAATGAGATGCTAAACTGCTAATGCACTTGCAGATGGCGTCTCAATTCAGTTAAAGCAAAGCTATTGAGCTATAAAATGGCAAGATAAATTTTACAATGAGTACCAAAAGAAGGGTTTCCTAAAACAGAGCGACAGCTGTCAGAGGTTTCTACAAGGCAGTACTCCTAGTGAAACTTGGGACAGCACAACCACTTCTTCTATGGCCCAAAATCCAAAGTCCCAATACTAGTCGCCAACCACAACAACCACTTGAGTCTTGGGCAGAAGTTAAGCCCGAAGTGGTCATTCTGGACAATCCTTAATACTAGTACGGCATTTTCTTGGTTGCACAGGATGTATCAGTAGCATCAAAATTTCACAGGACACTTGCTTGACTTATGTAACCTGGCCCATGAGCAGGACCCTGAAACTAACACATTTACACAAAAACACCATTTGTCCATCGCAGCAAGACCAACTTTTTCTTGTTCAGCAAAGACAATAATCACTGCCAGTGATAATGCTGTGGCAGATTATATTTAAATAACATGCTATTGTATTGAGTTTTTACCAGCAATGATTTCACCGGGCGACCAATTGGTCTAATCTCCTCATCAAATGTGCCTGTTGCCAAATGCTTATCCAGCAAGGCATCCTGTAGCAAAAAGGGAGACAGATGGTATGTACTTAAGAATTAATAATAGGTCGAACAATAAATGAATTAATGAAGAATTTTAATTTTCAACAAGCTCCAACCAAAATACATCTGAAAATAACTACATATAGTTCAGTACCTTTGCTACAAATATATCTTTGCACCACTTTGAAACATCCTCATCTGACTTTGGCATCTCACTCATTGCATGGCGTTTCATGCGAACATGTATCTAGAGAAAAAATGTAGTAAATTTGTCTTAACACTACAGTAAGTAATTGGGCATTGAAATTCACAATTTATTATGATGTACTGTGTCCGATTTGACTTTAAGACACCATAGTACTGAAAAATAATCAACTCAATTCAGTGGTTAGTTGATGCGACTAGTTCCATATAGGTCTACCTTCAGATATTCATTAAGTTAGCAAACTTACCACTGATGGTTGCCCTTTCAAAATCCGCAGCATTGTTGGTTGAGGAGAGTCTTTTGGAACTATTACAGTTGTATCATAAATGGCTGGAACAAAATCCCGCATAATACTCACAGCAGATACAAATCCCTGGAATTTTCCACAGAAGGTATCAGTACATAATTTATTGCAAAACATAATAAAGTGGTGCCACAAATACACAAGAGGCAAAATATACGATACAACCATATTTTCTAGATAACTATTGTCTGTAGCTGTTATGAATAGATAAATTACCCAGTCATTCCATCAAATTAAGAAAGCACCCAGTATCTGTTATTTATGTACTAGTCTGAAATGCTGTATTGGAATATCAAGATTAGCTTTTATGATGGTAGTTGTATCATCAATGTACAAAAAgtttccatttttcctttcaagTTTGCACAACTGGAAACAACAAATATGTTATTAGTTCTACCAGCAGTCATGCACATAAAACATGCAGCCAACTGCTGACAATTTTTGTGATCTATAATTCTATATTCAAAACATTACAAGGGATGTGCTCTGTGAATGAACTTCAAATCATATGAACAATGTAGTTTTTTTGGAGCATCCCAAGTTACACTTTGGAATTAGAATCACTGATGAAGTCTGTTATGTACAATATAACAGAAGGCTAATGTTAGTAAAAGTTATTGTTCATTTGAAATGTTGGATTAGAACCATTTCAAAGTGGGAACAGCGAGGTACCTTGGTGCGTGGAATAAGTACATTTCGCGGAGCTGGCAATCCCTGTGAAGCTGCATACTCCTGAGCTGCGAGAAGCTTTGCTGGAGTAAAGCGAGTACCCTCAACGAAAAGGGCTAGCCAAAATGGTCTGGGGAAGTCTTTCAGCCTTTGGAGGCCCCACTACAATCAAGATTTACAAGATCACTAGGTGAAAAGGGAAAACTAAAATTCCTTGTGCATAAACGGTGGAGAGTTACCTTTAGTGTCTTTTCATCCTTTGCCCAGCTCCTCTCCAAAAAGAGGTATTCTGCAAACCACATGGACCAGCCAATAACCTGCAGAAAGTGATAAGGATGACTTACAGGACATCAAAGCATGTGCCATCTACTATGCAGAGATGGTAACATTTAACTCAAGCAGGATCTGACACCAGGCATCTTTACTTCACTTGCTGCTAGTGCACGAATGCCTTATAAACATAAACGGATCCTACCATAAATATGAGTAACTTCCAAATAACTGAACCTGATCATGGTTACATAtttcctatttttttcttttgccaaAAGTATACTATCTGAGCTTTGTTAtgtcattttattttattatattttatttCCAGATCTACCTTCTATTCCACATCGGTGGACTCCGTGAAAATAGGCAATGGTACTTCTAGAAACACTCCTGCTTCTCAGTTATTAACGCTGGATCTCAATAGCTAACATAAAAAAAGACTCTCCAGTCCAAAATAAAATAGAAGTACTATCAATTTCACTCAGGCTGTCGTTGATATTTAGCGGTTGGTGCAGTTGTATAGTAAGAACAAATCTTTAAGAAATTTTCCTTGGGAGTCATACATCAACTGCAACCCACAGTTGTTACGATGAGAACATGACAAAGTAATATGCTATCCTAATTTCTTGATACTAGACAAGCAAGTTTCTACTCCCAAATATGCTTGTTTATGTTGCTTACTTTTGCTACAAATAACTTTTTGCATGTTCTTTACAATTAATGGCACTAGCCAATGAGAATATAAATTGCAAAATTACATGCTACAGAAAAATACATATCAGATAACTCACTGGAAGGAACTTTGATGACTTCTTCATCATAGCAAGCGCACTTCCAAGGCATCCTGAGCGCTGAACACAAGCCCAGAAAAGAAATGGAAATCAATAAACTATACAAGTTTGTAACAGCTGTTCAGAAAGATCAGAGATAACAACCTGTGCCAATATCCATCCAATAAGCCAATCGATATCACTCCGATGATTTGATATGACGAGTGCATGCTCTTTACCTACAGAATTATTCAGATAAGCTTGCAGTCCAACTCATTGATCGGTAAGTTGGCATGGCGGTTACTGTAAGCACCAGGAATTTGGGTAACAAAATTTTAAAGTTGGCTCCTTACCCATTGATCGGTAAGTTTCCTCATCAGCATGAAGTTGTACCTGCAGAACGTGAACAGAATTATATTGTGATAGGGAGAAAACACCACTAATTTCTTTGTAAACATCATTTGAACATTATGTTTGTACACTGCGTACTTAAGAAGTATGTTCATTTAGATAGATTCATGAAAAGGAAGAAACAAAAGCCTCAATGAGAAGCTCATTTGTTGTACGTTTAAGCAAGTTAAGTAAACGTTAAATCATCATGTCTACTATTATGTAATACTTCCATAATGCATCAGAACAAAATGAAAAGGTTAACTATCTTTCTTTTTAGTTTTACAAGCCACACTGCCACGGGTATCTTCCCTTTTCAGTTTTACAAGCCACACTTATCAGTTCATGCACTAATATGTCCATGTTTATAGGATATGCAACAAAAGTTCACCAAAAGGCAGCATCACAGAGTTGAATAGTAGGTCAGTACTCAATAGCATGATGGTTTTCCCAGTATGGCCCTTAAACACATCACACTCAACTCTAGCCAAGGTAGGTTGTCAATCTTTATCAATGCCCCTAATAGTTCTGTTGTGTTGGTCCTCGGGAGTGACTTTGATGGAACTTGATGTGTGGGAGAGCTAAGTTCTTGAAACCGCTTTGCTTACTATATTCGGTTACATATCCAGCTACCAGATTCTGTTAGGTTCTAACACTGAAAATAGTCGCTTTGCTCAGTTCGTTCATAAATGCTAGCTATATCCACTGGATAACATTTCCAAAACACGACACATGACAGGTGCAAGTAATGTTGACTAGCAAACGGACAAAATGATGCGAACGGCACCTGACTCGTGGCGCTAATGCAACTTCAAATTCTAATGTAGCAACAAAAAACAAGGTAAAACTAATCTAAAAATGCAATGCGGAACAAAATTTTGCTTTGATGTTGATCACATCTACATACCTTAACGCCTGCCCACCAGTCCACAACCCAAACCAGCTGAAGCCACAGCAGCTCGGCCAGGAATCTGTTGATCCGCCGATAGAAGCTCTTTGAGAAGGGCCTTATTGTCACAAATAGAATGGCCTGGAAAATTCAAACAGATCAAGAATTGCTGGGTGGTGGTTGTAGTTCATGTCATTAACAGATCAATTGCAGTAAGTTTCTGATCATTTCGGTAACAATATGAAGTTTTGAGTACAACTACCACCCTTAGCCGCAAACCACTGCCAAGGGAAATTTCCGAATTATATTTTACAAAAGCATTGTACTAGCAGAAAAATTAGCAGGCCCACATGAAGCTttccccccaaaaaaaacaCATCTTTGACTTAAAAAACTTCAGGAATCATCATGACGAACGAAATCCCAGAAGGCGACCGTGACAATCTGTGTCTAATAGGGATGGCAATTCCACCCGCGgatgcgggtatccgcggatttTAAACCCGATGGATGCGGGTGCGGGTCTGGTATTTCACCCGTGGGtggacccgcacccgcacccgcatattgcgggtgcgggtgcggattTGAGATTCCACCCGCAGGTGGACCCGCATCCGTCTGGAAAAAAAAACCACAACCCAACCTACTTAGATAAGGTTCATCTCAACTATCCTAACTACAAAATGAGCACATAACTTATGAATTTATTGTTAGTTTGTCCTTATTACTTTGAACTAATGGATTTGTTGCTAGTTTGCTCTTATTACTTATAGAAATGTGTTATTTGACTGTTTAAATTGATGAATTTATACATTTTTATTATATCTGTTGTTAGACCCGCGGACACCCGAAACCCGCCCGAAAtccgcgggt
This genomic interval from Panicum virgatum strain AP13 chromosome 8K, P.virgatum_v5, whole genome shotgun sequence contains the following:
- the LOC120645932 gene encoding probable indole-3-pyruvate monooxygenase YUCCA11 encodes the protein MEEQTVVLIVGAGPAGLTTAACLTQLSIPYVIVEREDCSASLWRNRAYDRLKLHLAKEFCELPHISYPADAPTYIPKDQFVKYLDNYIECFNIRPKYHTAIESCSYDKVRKCWFGMARDMTTLVVVRFMARFLVVASGENSAANIPIIPGLHEFSGEAIHSSRYKSGTSYSGKNVLVVGCGNSGMEIAYDLASHGANTSIVVHSLVHIMTKEIIRLGMTLVQHIPLNVVDDLLVRMSGFVFGDLSRHGIVRPKLGPLLLKAKTGRYAVIDVGTIGLIKDGAIKVLGNISKIKGNIVEFEGGKENAFDAIVFATGYKSMANTWLKNGESMLNNDGLPKKEFPNHWKGANGLYCVGLAKRGLAGIAMDAKNIANDILSSYHSYT
- the LOC120645934 gene encoding probable indole-3-pyruvate monooxygenase YUCCA10, whose product is MEEQTVVLIVGAGPAGLATAACLTQLSIPYVIVEREDCSASLWRNRAYDRLKLHLAKEFCELPHMAYPEDAPTYIPKDQFVKYLDNYIERFDIRPKYQTAIESCSYDEGRKCWFSMARDMTTSVVLRYTAKFLVVASGENSAENIPVITGLDGFAGEAIHSSRYKSGASYSGKNVLVVGCGNSGMEIAYDLASHGANTSIVIRNPVHVVTKEIIRLGMTLVQHIPANVVDGLLVRLSNFVFGDLSKHGIVRPKLGPLLQKAKTGRSAVIDVGTISLIKNGTIKVLGNISKIEGNTVEFEGRKESTFDAIVFATGYKSTANRWLKNGESMLNDDGLPKQEFPNHWKGANGLYCAGLAKRGLAGIAMDAKNIANDILSSCHA
- the LOC120645120 gene encoding 1-acyl-sn-glycerol-3-phosphate acyltransferase PLS1-like produces the protein MAIPLVLVVLPLGLLFLLSGLIVNTIQAILFVTIRPFSKSFYRRINRFLAELLWLQLVWVVDWWAGVKVQLHADEETYRSMGKEHALVISNHRSDIDWLIGWILAQRSGCLGSALAMMKKSSKFLPVIGWSMWFAEYLFLERSWAKDEKTLKWGLQRLKDFPRPFWLALFVEGTRFTPAKLLAAQEYAASQGLPAPRNVLIPRTKGFVSAVSIMRDFVPAIYDTTVIVPKDSPQPTMLRILKGQPSVIHVRMKRHAMSEMPKSDEDVSKWCKDIFVAKDALLDKHLATGTFDEEIRPIGRPVKSLLVTLFWACLLLFGAIQFFKWTQLLSTWRGVAFTAAGMALVTGVMHVFIMFTQAERSSSARAARNRVKKE